Part of the Candidatus Stygibacter australis genome, CAAGTTCAGTGGCAAGACTTATATCCTGACCAAAGACGAGGGCGGCAGACATAAACCATTTTTCACAGGTTATCGTCCCCAGTTCTATTTCAGGACCACAGATGTGACCGGATCCATCACTTTACCAGAAGGTGTAGAGATGGTAATGCCGGGTGATAATGTAAATATATCAGGAGAATTGATAACTCCAATCGCTATGGAAAAGGGCTTGCGTTTTGCTATCAGAGAAGGTGGTAGAACAATAGGTGCCGGCGTTGTAGCAGATATACAGGAATAACTGGAGGCAATAGTGTCAGAAAGCAACACAGAGAACAGGATCAGGATAAAGCTGAAAGCATATGACTTCAGATTATTAGACAGATCTGTTGCTGAAATAGTTAAAAACACACGGAATACAGGCGCCAGGATAAAGGGACCGATCCCTTTACCAACTGAGCGGACTTTATATACTGTATTACGATCACCCCATGTAAATAAGAAAGCCCAGGATCAGTTTGAGATGCTGGTACATAAAAGATTGATAGATATAATAAATCCTACGCCACAAACGACCAATGCTTTGAAGAAATTGAGTTTGCCAGCGGGAGTACATGTAGAGATCAAGGCATAAAGGAGAAAAGATGATAGGGTTAATCGGAAAAAAGCTTGGGATGACGCAGATATTTAATAAGCAAGGTCATCTGATTCCGGTAACAGTGATAAAAGCGGGACCATGCTGGACGATTCAAAAGAAGACGAAAGCACATGATGGTTATGATGCAATACAGATGGGATTTGAAGAGATAGCTGAGAAGCGAGTCAAAAAGTTAGTAACAAAGCCTCTTCAAGGTCATTTTAAGAAGCACAATAGTAATTGTTACCGTTATTTAAAGGAATTCAGGCTGAAAGTATATAAAGACATTCAGGAAGATGAGCAGTTCGACGTATCTATGTTTGTAGAAGATGAACTTCTCAAGATAACTGGAGTTTCAAAAGGTAAAGGTTTCCAGGGAGTGATGAAACGTTATGGATTTAAAGGTTTCAAAGCAACTCATGGAGTTCACGAAAGTTATCGTGGACCAGGATCAATTGGTCAGTGCGCCACACCTTCCCGCGTGTTCAAAGGTAAGAAATTACCAGGACATACAGGGAGTGAACAAGTGAGTGTTAAGAATTTGCGTGTGATCAAGATAAATCTGGAACACAATTTACTGATGGTTAAAGGGGCAGTCCCCGGACACCGAAATGGCGTAGTATATATCAGGAAAGAACTGTAGATCAGGGAGACATAGATGTTGGAAGTAAAGAAATATTCAGCGACAGGAGAGGAGATAGGAACAGCAGCACTCCCGGAATCACTATTTGCAGTTGAAACCCGGGGTAATGCAAACGCTCTCCTCTATGAAGTGATTAATATGTATAGAGCCAATCAACGGCAGGGAACCTCCAAGACCAAGAGTCGTTCAGAAGTGCATGGCAGCGGCAGGAAATTGTATCGTCAGAAAGGTACTGGCAGTGCCAGACCCGGAAATCGGCAAACACCTGTCCGCGTAGGTGGAGGAACTGCATTTGGTTGTGTACCCAAAGACTGGTATCGTAGTATACCTAAGAAGAAGAAACGCCTGGCATTGAAGGTTGCTCTAACTGAGCGAGCTAAATTAGATCAGGTAATTATCATTGAAGATTTAATGTTTGAAAAACCAGACACTAAGACAGCAATAGAAATATTGAAAAAGATCTCTCCGGAACGAGCCAAGACATTGATATTGATAGATGGAAGTGATGCATCCATAGTCAGATCATTCGGCAATATTCCTTACGTGAGATCAGACCGGGCAGACAGTATTTATGCTTATGAGATATTGAACTGTAATCACCTGGTGATCACAGAAGGAGCCCTTAAGAAGATAGAGGAGGTATTTGCCAAATGAAACATGCAAGAGAAATAATAATATCCCCTTTGATCACAGAGAAGAGTTCACACAATCATCTCACTAATAACAGTTACACCTTTAAAGTAAGTGTAAATGCAAATAAGATCGAGATCAAACAAGCTATTGAAAAAGTATTCAACGTAAGTGTCATGAAAGTGAACACGATCAATCAGCGAGGAAAAGTTAAGCGTTTGGGTAGATATACCGGCAAGCGTAAAGACTGGAAGAAAGCGATCGTGAAGTTGAAAGCTGGCGATAAAATAGCTGAATTCGATTTATAGGGAGACAGCATGGGAATCAAAAAATATAAACCAGTAACACCGACATTACGGTTCAAGACAGGTTACACTTTTGAAGAGATAACCAAAAGTAAACCGGAAAAGACCTTAATCAAACCTCTGCCCAAAAAAGCAGGGCGTAACAATCAAGGTCGGATCACAATCCGCCATCGTGGTGGTGGACATAAGCGTCATTACCGGATAATAGAATTCAAGCGTAATAAGATTGATATACCAGCGAAAGTAGCAGCCATTGAATATGATCCGAACCGTTCAGCCCGAATAGCTCTTCTACATTATGCAGATGGAGAAAAGCGTTATATATTAGCCCCTGTGGGTTTAAAAGTAGGAGAGCAGATAATATCCGGAGAGAAAGTAGAAATCCGGGTAGGAAATGCTTTACCATTAAATAATATCCCATTAGGAAGTATAATCCATAATATAGAGTTCAAACCTGGACGTGGTGGACAATTAGCCCGTAGTGCAGGTACTTATGGACAATTAATTGCCAAGGAAGGTAATTATGTTCATGTACGTATGCCTTCAGGACATGTGCATCTTTTACGTAAAGAGTGCTATGCCACAATGGGTCAGGTAGGAAATCTGGAACACAATTCGATAGTCTATGGCAAGGCGGGTCGACGTCGCTGGTTAGGCTGGAGACCATCTGTAAGAGGTGTTGCCATGAACCCCCACGATCATCCGATGGGTGGAGGAGAAGCAAAGACATCTGGTGGTGGCCATCCCGTATCACCCTGGGGAGTATTAGCCAAAGGTGGCAAGACTCGTAAGAAGCATAAGTACAGCGATGATTACATCATCAAATCAAGAAAGAAACGTTAAAATGGAAAAAGGAAAGGAAAAGAAATGGCTCGATCAGTAAAGAAAGGTCCATTTGTAGATGCGCATCTGGAAAAGAAAGTGGATATGCTAAATGCCGAGAGCAAGAAGCAAGTGATCAAAACATGGTCGAGAAGATCCACAATTCTCCCAAAATTTGTAGAGCACACTTTTGCAGTACATAATGGACGCAAATTTGTACCAGTATATGTCTCCGAGAACATGGTGGGACACAAGCTGGGAGAATTTGCCCCGACGCGTACCTTCCGTGGGCACAAAGAAAAGAAAGCACAGAGATAAAGGGGTTATGTAATGGAAGCAATAGCCAGAGTAAAAAATCTGAGAGGATCAGCGAGGAAAGCTCGTTTGGTTCTGGACCTGATACGCGGCAAGAAAGTTCCAGAAGCTCAGAATATATTGCTTTTTTCTAAGAAGCGGGTAGCGGTATATATAGCTAAATTATTAAATTCAGCTGTAGCTAATGCCCAGCAGAAAGATAATAAAGTCGATACAGGAGATATGGTAGTAAGCAAGGTATTTGCGGATGATGGACCAATCATGCGCCGGCATCGTCCCAGAGCACATGGGAGAGCGACAATAATACGACGTAGAACTTGCCATATCACACTTGCCTTGTCGGAAAAGGAATAGGAGGGTAGATTGGGACAAAAAACTAATCCAATTGGATATAGAATAGGCGTGAACAAGCATACCGAGTCTATCTGGTTTGCTACAAAAGAAGAATATATCCAGAATTTTCATGAAGACCTGATGATCAGGAAATATTTGAAAAGCCGTCTGCCCGATGCCCAGATTTCAAGGATAGAGATATCCCGTAAAACGAGATCAATCACGCTTGATATCAGCACTGGTAGACCTGGACATGTAATAGGTCGTAAAGGTACTGAGATAGATAAGCTTCGTAGTGAGATCACCGTTCTAGTAAACAAGGATCGTGATGCTGAAATGAAGGTATTTATCAACGTTTTGGAAATAAAGAATCCATGGATAGATGCCAGTCTGGTAGGTGAAGAGATTGGCCGTCAAATCAAGAATCGAGTTACTTTCCGCCGCGCGATGAAATTTTCTATCCGTAACGCCATGCGTAATGGAGCCCAGGGTATTAAGTTGCAGGTAAGTGGACGTCTTGGAGGTGCTGATATGGCACGTACAGAGCGTTATAAGGAAGGTCGTACTCCTCTTCATACATTACGAGCCGATATTGATTATGCCTTAACTGAGATCACAACAACTTATGGTGTGATTGGGATCAAGGTATGGATTTATAAGGGCGATATACTGTCATAAGGAGCAAGAAAGATGTTAGCACCGAAAAAAGTAAAATACAGGAAACGTCAGACGGGACGTACAAGAGGATTAGCTTATCGTGGCAGTACGATCAACTTTGGTGATTATGCAATCATAACAACCAGTCCAGGCTGGATAACCAGTCGTCAGATTGAAGCGACTCGTGTTGCTATCACACGTACAATGAAAAGAACGGGAAAGCTTTGGATCAGAATATTTCCCGATAAGCCAATCACAAAGAAACCGGCGGAAACCCGTATGGGAAAAGGTAAAGGAGCTCCTGAGTATTGGGTGGCAGTTGTTAAACCCGGCAGGATCATGTTTGAATTTACCGGGATCAATACTGCTGGAGCAAAAGAAGCAGCTCGTCTGGCATCATATAAGTTACCAGTGAACACCAAATTGATAATTCGAGAAGGAGTGGAATAATGAAAATTCAAGAACTCCGAGAATTTACCGTGGACGAATTGCAGCAGAAGCTGGAAGATTTCCGGGAAGAGCTATTCAATTTAAGGTTCCAGAAGTCAATGAATCGTCTGGAGAATACTAATCGGATCGTAGAAGTGAAGAAGAGTATCGCCCGGATTAATACCTTAATAACCGAGCTCAGTACCGATAGTAGCAAATAGAGGCAGATATGCAAAATCATAGAAAATTAACGAAACAGGGAATTGTGGTAAGCGACAAGATGGATAAGACTATCATAGTACGCGTTGAGCGTCAGTATAAACATCCTCTGTATAAGAAGATCGTTAGAAGCCACAAGAAATTCAAAGCCCATGATGAGGCAAATGATTGTCGTGAAGGTGATGTAGTAGAGATTGTGGAATCACGACCACTGAGCCGGGAAAAGCGTTGGGCTCTACAACGGATAATCGAAAGAAAGAAGTAAGGAGCCTGGAATGATACAAGCAGAAACAAAGTTGATAGTTGCAGATAATTCTGGAGCCCGAAAAGTAAAATGCATCAAGGTGTTGGGTGGTTCCAAGCGGAAATCTGCATCACTTGGTGATGTTATCGTTGTAGCGGTTCAATCTGCAAGCCCTACCAGCAAGATCAAAAAAGGTAGTGTTGAGAGAGCTGTAATAGTGAGAACTCATAAAGAAGTACGTCGGAAAGATGGCTCCTATATTCGTTTCCAGGATAATGCCTGTGTGATGATAGACGAAAAAATGGAACCCAGGGCGACTCGTGTATTTGGTCCTGTAGCCAGGGAACTGCGAGAGAAGCATTTCTCAAAAATAGTTTCACTTGCTCCGGAAGTGCTTTAGGAGAATTTAAGATGAGAAATAAATTACGAATTAAGAAAGGCGACACAGTAATCGTTATCTCCGGTGCAGACAAAGGCAAGAAAGGTAAAGTATTGAAAGCTTTCCCCAAGACTCAAAGAGTGATTGTGGAAAAGGTGAATTTTATCAAAAAGCACATGCGTCCTACCCAGCAAAATCCACAGGGTGGTATAGTCCAGATGGAAGCCCCTGTTCACGTATCCAATGTACAGCTTTTCAATGAAAAACTGGGAGATGTAACCAAGGCAGCTTATCGAGTAATCGGTGACAAGCGGGTTCGCGTGGACAAGAAAAGTGGAGATGAGATCTAAGGAGATTGGAATGAACAGATTAAGAGATAAATACCTGAAGGAAGTAGTTCCTGCTCTGATGAAAGAATATGACTACAAAAATCCTAACCAGGTGCCTAAACTCTCAAAATTGACGATAAATATGGGAGTTGGTCAGGCAACGCAAAACAAAGCGCTTCTGGATCATGCAGTAAAAGATATGGTACAGATCACCGGTCGCAAACCAGTGATAACCAAAGCCAAGAAATCGATCTCAAATTTCAAGTTACGTGAAGGTATGCCAATTGGTTGTATGGTAACTTTGAGAGGTGAGGTCATGTATGAATTTCTTGACCGTCTGATCGCTATTGTGATCCCCAGAATGCGTGATTTTCGCGGTATGTCTCCCAAGTCATTTGATGGCAGGGGAAATTATTCAATGGGAATCAAAGAGCAGACCGTATTTCCAGAAATTGAATATGATAAAATAGATTCGGTTCGAGGAATGAATATCTCGATCGTAACTTCGGCAGCTACAGATGAGGAAGGACGATCCTTGCTTAAGAGTCTGGGCATGCCCTTCAAAAAAAATTGATAAGGAGTTATTGTGGCTAAGAAATCATGGGTTGTGAAGCAGCGCAGAGCTCCAAAATTTTCCGTACGCAAATATTCGCGATGTAAGTTATGTGGAAGATCTCGAGCATATATGCGTGATTTTGGGATATGCAGATTATGTTTTCGTAAATTGGCATCTAGTGGTAAAATCCCTGGAATACAAAAGGCAAGTTGGTAAAGGAGTAGGTCTATGAGTATAACTGATCCAATTGCAGATGCATTAACAAAAGTCCGCAATGCTTATCGGGCTAAGCATAAAAGTGTTTATGTTAATCATAATAAATTGACAGAGGCTATAGTTCGAATATTAGCAGAAGAAAATTTTGTTAACAGCTATGAATTAATTGACAGAGATCCCGAGAAAAAAATATATCGCAAGCAGATATTTATAAACCTGCGCTATACCAATGACGGGGAACCTGTATTAAAAGGTGTGGAAAGAATCAGTAAGCCGGGTCTTCGGATTTATGTAAATTCGGGTAATATCCCTTCTGTATATAATAATACAGGATGTGCTTTGCTTTCTACAAATTGTGGTGTGATGGTTGACAGGGAAGCTCGCAAACGCAAAGTCGGTGGCGAGTACATCTGTAAAGTATGGTAAGAAGAGAGGAAAAATGTCACGAATAGGAAAGACACCAATCAAATTACCAGATGGAGTACAGGTATCTCTGAACGGAATGATCGTTAAGGTAAAAGGCGCCAAAGGTGAATTGCAATATACACTTCAGGAAGGTATCAGCGTTGAGCAAAGTGATGGACTTGTACGGGTAGAACGCAGTGATGACGGCAGAGAGCAGAAATCATTGCATGGCTTGACCCGCGCGTTAATCAATAATATGGTCATAGGAGTTTCAGAGGGATACAAGAAAGTACTTCAGGTGATTGGTACTGGATATAGTGCAGAGAGACGGGGTCCCTGGTTAAAATTGGCTCTGGGATTTTCTCATGAAATACTGATGGAAGTACCAGACAATCTGACTGTGGATGCCAAAGTAATTCCTCGTAGAGAACAGGGTAAGCTTGGTGTTCAGGCTGAGATCACTGTTGGGGGAATCCATAAAGAAGATGTTGGCAAATTTGCTGCTGAGATCAGAAATTGTCGTCCACCAGAGAATTACAAGGGTAAAGGTATTCGCTATGAGAACGAATGGATACGTATTAAGCCTGGTAAGAGTGGCGCATAATGAGGTTATTTAGATGAAGAGTAAAAATATATCGTATCAGAAAAGACTGGCAAGAACTCGACGTCATTTTCATATCAGAAATAGAGTTTTTGGCACAGAGGAACGCCCTCGCCTGGTTGTATTTCGCAGTCTAAAAAATATCTATGCTCAAATAATTGATGATCGCAAGGGTCACACCCTGGCAGCAATGTCATCAATCTCAAAAGAGCTGGAATTAGATACTAAAGCGAAAAAGACAAAGACCAGCTTTATAGTTGGTCAAAAGCTTGGCGAAATAGCATTAGCACAGGGTATTACCAAGGTATCTTTTGATCGTGGTGGATATTTATATCACGGAAGAGTGAAAGCCTTAGCAGATGGTGCCCGAAAAGCCGGATTAGAGTTTTAAGGGAGGAATGAGTGGAAAACAAAAGAAATAATCCTCGTAATAATGAGCCTCTCTTTGCAGCAGAGACCCTGATAGACACGAACCGGGTGGCAAAGGTTGTTAAGGGTGGACGTAATTTCAGTTTTAATGCTACTGTTGTTGTTGGAGACAGAAACGGCAGAATAGGTGTTTCAACTGGAAAAGCTAATGAAATTGCAGAGGCAATTCGCAAAGCAAAAGAAAAAGCTGGTAAGGTGATGTTCAATGTGCCATTGGTTAAAGGAACTATTCCTCATGAGATCATTGGTAGATTTGGTGCCAGCATTATTTTATTGAAACCTGCTTCTCCCGGAACAGGAGTAATCGCTGGTGGTCCTGCTCGAGCAATACTCGAGGCTGCTGGTGTGCAAGACATTCTCACAAAATCTCTGGGTTCAAATACTTCAGCAAATGTAGTGAAAGCTACCGTTAATGGATTAAAGAACCTGAGAAGAATACAGGATGTAGCTCGTTTGCGTGGTAAGACAATGGCAGAGCTTACCGGCAGGGAGGAAAAGAATGAAGAAGATTAAAGTTACCTTGGTGCATAGTGTGATTGGCCGAAAAGAAGATCAGAAAAGAACTGTGAAAGCATTAGGTTTAAGAAAGATCAGCAGTTCACGCGTTCATAATGACACACCTGTTATCAGGGGTATGGTAAATAAAGTTTCTCACCTGGTAAAAGTTGAAGATGTCCAGGAATAACTGGTAAGGAGTAGATGATGTTACTTCACGAAATAAAACGGCCAGATATCAAAAAGAATAAGAAGAGATTGGGTAAGGGTCATGGTTCTGGCACAGGAAAAACGTCCGGACACGGGCACAAGGGTCAGAAATCACGTTCAGGTGGAAGCATACCAGCCTGGTTTGAAGGTGGACAGATGCCATTGCAGCGTCGTCTTCCCAAACGCGGGTTCCATAATCCATTTCGCATAGAATCAAGAATCGTCAATTTGCATATACTGCAGTCAATTGATGACACAGAATTTGATATCGAAAAGCTGGAAAAGCTGGATTTGATCAGAAAGCTGCGTAAGAATGAAAAGTCACCTGTGAAGATTTTAGCTGATAAAAAAGAAGAATTCAACAAGAAAATTACAATCAAAGCCAATGCCTTTTCCAAAGCAGCCAAAGAAACTATTGAAAAATTTGGTGGAAAAGCGGAGGTAATTTAAAGTGTTTAACAGTATCAGCAATATTTTTAAAATACCTGATCTTAAGAAGAAAATCCTCTATACTGCTCTGATCCTGATCATTTACAGACTGGGTAGTTTTGTTCCTGTTCCAGGCATTAATGCCTCAGCTTTGAAAGAATTTCTCGATAGAGCAGGTTCAGATGGGAACATGTTCAGCATGTTTGATCTTTTTGTGGGTGGAAATCTGCAGCGTGCTTCTATCTTTGCATTAGGAATCATGCCCTATATTACTACTTCTATTGTTATTCAGTTATTAGGTAGTGTGATCCCTTTCTTTGAAAAGCTCAGAAAAGAAGGTGCCGAAGGTCAAAAGAAAATCCAACAGTATACCAGATATGGTACTGTGGGTATTGCTGCCTTTAATTCAATAGGTATTGCTTTATTCCTGCAGAATCTGCCAGGCGCAGTCCCAGATCAAGGAATCATGTTTTTATTCGTTACCGTCCTTAGTATGGTAACAGGAACTATGATAATTATGTGGCTTGGTGAGCAGATCACAGAACACGGTATTGGAAATGGTATTTCTTTAATTATTTTTGCAGGAATTATTGCTCGTTACCCCCAGGGTTTCTTGCATATGTTTAGTATGCTCAGAATCGGGGCTATGAAAATTTTTCCATTTGTTGCCGTGATTATTGTCATGGTAATTGTTACTGCTGCAGTAGTGCTGGTAACTGAAGGTGTAAGAAAAATACCTGTTCAATATGCAAAGAGAGTTATTGGTCGCAAGGTTTATGGTGGTCAAAGCACATTTATTCCACTTAAGGTGAATAGTGCTGGTGTGATCCCGATTATCTTTGCTCAATCAGTGTTAATGTTTCCCAGAACTATAGCAACATTCTTCAAAGATAGTGAATTTGCTACATCTATAGTGAACATAATGTCACCTGGAAAGTTTTTATACACTCTGCTTTATGTACTTCTGATCGTCTTTTTTGCTTATTTCTACACAGCAATGGTTATCAATCCTGTAGAGATGGCAGAGAACATGAAGAAGTATGGTGGATTTATTCCTGGTCGTAAACCGGGCAAGAAAACTTCTGATTATATCAACAATGTACTTACACGAATCACTTTACCTGGTGCAATATTTTTTGCATTCATAGCTGTAATGCCAGAATTTATGCAAAGATGGGCAGGTCTGCCTTTCTATTTTGGTGGTACTGGATTGATCATTGTGGTTGGTGTATCTCTTGATACCCTCCAGCAGATCGAATCTCACCTTGTAATGCGGCATTATGACGGGTTTATGAAAAAAGGTAAATTGCGCGCTCGCAGCCGTTAATAAAATGATCTTTATAAAAAATAATAAAGAAATAGCTTTGATGAGGGAAAGCAACCGGATAGTTGGTGGTGTGCTGGAATTAATGGCACAACATATCAAACCGGGAGTGAGTACCTGGGAACTTGATCAGATTGCCGAGGATTATATCCTTAGCCAAGGTGCTGTTCCCAGTTTTAAAGGATACAGAATTCCTGGATTGGAACCCTATCCAGCAGCTATTTGTGCATCTGTGAATGATTGTATTGTGCACGGAATTCCTGCCAAAGACAGAATCCTTAAAGATGGAGACCTGATTGGTATTGATGTTGGTGCATATAAGAATAATTATCATGGAGATGGAGCTCGCAGCTTTGCTGTGGGTGAGATGAACAAAAAAGTTGAAAAATTACTTACTGTTACCAGAGAAGCCCTCGATCGCGGCATGAAGATGGCAAGATCAGGTAACAGGATTGGTGATATTTCATGGGCGATTGGTTCCTACGCAAGGGAAAATGGTTTTAATGTCGCAGATGATCTAACCGGACACGGGATAGGCAGGGACATGCACGAAGACCCTATGATCCCCAACTTTGGTATCGAAGGTAAGGGACCACGGCTCAAGGCTGGTATGACACTGGCTATTGAACCGATGGTCAATATTGGCACTAACATGGTCATTGAGCGTGGTTGGGAGTTTTTCACTGCTGATGCCAGTCTTTCGGCACACTTTGAAAATACTATCCTGGTAACTGATGGTGAACCAGAGATACTCACACTACCATATAACTAAAGGAAATTTAATGGCAAAAGAAGGTGTAATTGAAGTTGAAGGTGTTGTAAAAGAGGCATTGCCAAACACAATGTTCCGTGTAGAACTGGAGAATGGTCATGAGATCATTGCTCATAGTTCCGGTAAGATCAGAATGCATTATATAAGGATTCTTCCTGGTGATAAAGTAAAAGTTGAATTATCACCTTACGACCTCAATCGGGGCAGAATCACTTATCGCTACAAATAGGAGATATGTATGAAAGTTAAAGCGTCAGTTAAGAAGATCTGTAAAGATTGTAGAATCATAAAGAGAAATGGCGTTATCAGAGTAATATGCCCGGCAAATCCGAAGCATAAACAACGCCAGGGTTAAAGGATAAGGAGGATATAGGTTGGCACACATAGCAGGTGTTGAATTACCAAAAGACAAACGAGTTGTCGTTGGTCTTACTTATATTTTTGGAGTTGGGCGCACAACTTCTGAGAAGGTGCTCGCTCTTACCGGGATTGACCCTAATAAAAGGGTAAAAGATCTCACTGGAGAAGAAGAAAAGCTGCTTAGAGACACTCTAACAACTCAGTATATGATTGAAGGAGAATTGAGAACCCAGAACGCCATGGACATTAAAAGATTAATGGAAATTGGCTGTTACCGGGGAATTCGTCATAAGCGTTCGATGCCGGTTAGAGGTCAAAGAACTCATACTAACGCCAGAACCCGCCGTGGACGTCGTCGTGGCACAGGTGCAGGTAAGAAAAAGAAATAGGAGCATAGAATATGGCAAAGAAAGGTGCGCGCAGAGTTAAAAAGAAAAGAGTTAGACTCTCATTTAATGAAGGTGTAGCATATATCCATTCCAGCTTCAATAATACTATTGTCACTTTGGCTGACAAGGCAGGAAATACTCTTACCTGGTCAAGTGGTGGAAAAATAGGATATAAAGGCTCAAAGAAGAGTACTCCCTTTGCAGCTCAGCTTGCGGCAGAAGAAGTTGCAAAAGCTGCCTTGGATATGGGTATTAATAAAGTTAATGTAATTGTTAAAGGACCTGGAGGTGGCAGAGAATCTGCTATCCGCTCACTTGATAATAATGGCTTACAAGTCACGATGATCAGTGATGCAACCCCCATCCCTCACAACGGGTGCCGTCCCCGTAAAACCAGAAGAATCTAAAGGATAAGTTTATGGCAAAGTTTACTGGACCAAAAGGTAAAATCGTTCGGCGTTTTTCAGAAAATATATATGGAAATCCCAAATTTGACCGGCTTCTGGAAAAGAGAAATTATCCTCCCGGACAGCATGGAAATGGTGGGAAATTCAGACGCCGTGTTTCTGATTACGGAATACATCTGCGGGAGAAGCAGAAACTGAGATACACCTATCTGTTATTGGAGCGTCAATTCCACAATTATTTTGCAAAAGCAGATAAAATGGAGGGGATGACTGGAGTTAACCTTCTCCAGCTTCTGGAAAGAAGA contains:
- a CDS encoding type Z 30S ribosomal protein S14, with amino-acid sequence MAKKSWVVKQRRAPKFSVRKYSRCKLCGRSRAYMRDFGICRLCFRKLASSGKIPGIQKASW
- the rpsJ gene encoding 30S ribosomal protein S10, which translates into the protein MSESNTENRIRIKLKAYDFRLLDRSVAEIVKNTRNTGARIKGPIPLPTERTLYTVLRSPHVNKKAQDQFEMLVHKRLIDIINPTPQTTNALKKLSLPAGVHVEIKA
- a CDS encoding 50S ribosomal protein L23 — encoded protein: MKHAREIIISPLITEKSSHNHLTNNSYTFKVSVNANKIEIKQAIEKVFNVSVMKVNTINQRGKVKRLGRYTGKRKDWKKAIVKLKAGDKIAEFDL
- the rplV gene encoding 50S ribosomal protein L22; amino-acid sequence: MEAIARVKNLRGSARKARLVLDLIRGKKVPEAQNILLFSKKRVAVYIAKLLNSAVANAQQKDNKVDTGDMVVSKVFADDGPIMRRHRPRAHGRATIIRRRTCHITLALSEKE
- the rpsS gene encoding 30S ribosomal protein S19, with the protein product MARSVKKGPFVDAHLEKKVDMLNAESKKQVIKTWSRRSTILPKFVEHTFAVHNGRKFVPVYVSENMVGHKLGEFAPTRTFRGHKEKKAQR
- the rpmC gene encoding 50S ribosomal protein L29; protein product: MKIQELREFTVDELQQKLEDFREELFNLRFQKSMNRLENTNRIVEVKKSIARINTLITELSTDSSK
- the rpsQ gene encoding 30S ribosomal protein S17, which encodes MQNHRKLTKQGIVVSDKMDKTIIVRVERQYKHPLYKKIVRSHKKFKAHDEANDCREGDVVEIVESRPLSREKRWALQRIIERKK
- the rplN gene encoding 50S ribosomal protein L14, which produces MIQAETKLIVADNSGARKVKCIKVLGGSKRKSASLGDVIVVAVQSASPTSKIKKGSVERAVIVRTHKEVRRKDGSYIRFQDNACVMIDEKMEPRATRVFGPVARELREKHFSKIVSLAPEVL
- the rplD gene encoding 50S ribosomal protein L4, with product MLEVKKYSATGEEIGTAALPESLFAVETRGNANALLYEVINMYRANQRQGTSKTKSRSEVHGSGRKLYRQKGTGSARPGNRQTPVRVGGGTAFGCVPKDWYRSIPKKKKRLALKVALTERAKLDQVIIIEDLMFEKPDTKTAIEILKKISPERAKTLILIDGSDASIVRSFGNIPYVRSDRADSIYAYEILNCNHLVITEGALKKIEEVFAK
- the rplC gene encoding 50S ribosomal protein L3, whose protein sequence is MIGLIGKKLGMTQIFNKQGHLIPVTVIKAGPCWTIQKKTKAHDGYDAIQMGFEEIAEKRVKKLVTKPLQGHFKKHNSNCYRYLKEFRLKVYKDIQEDEQFDVSMFVEDELLKITGVSKGKGFQGVMKRYGFKGFKATHGVHESYRGPGSIGQCATPSRVFKGKKLPGHTGSEQVSVKNLRVIKINLEHNLLMVKGAVPGHRNGVVYIRKEL
- the rplP gene encoding 50S ribosomal protein L16 produces the protein MLAPKKVKYRKRQTGRTRGLAYRGSTINFGDYAIITTSPGWITSRQIEATRVAITRTMKRTGKLWIRIFPDKPITKKPAETRMGKGKGAPEYWVAVVKPGRIMFEFTGINTAGAKEAARLASYKLPVNTKLIIREGVE
- the rplB gene encoding 50S ribosomal protein L2, which gives rise to MGIKKYKPVTPTLRFKTGYTFEEITKSKPEKTLIKPLPKKAGRNNQGRITIRHRGGGHKRHYRIIEFKRNKIDIPAKVAAIEYDPNRSARIALLHYADGEKRYILAPVGLKVGEQIISGEKVEIRVGNALPLNNIPLGSIIHNIEFKPGRGGQLARSAGTYGQLIAKEGNYVHVRMPSGHVHLLRKECYATMGQVGNLEHNSIVYGKAGRRRWLGWRPSVRGVAMNPHDHPMGGGEAKTSGGGHPVSPWGVLAKGGKTRKKHKYSDDYIIKSRKKR
- the rpsC gene encoding 30S ribosomal protein S3; translation: MGQKTNPIGYRIGVNKHTESIWFATKEEYIQNFHEDLMIRKYLKSRLPDAQISRIEISRKTRSITLDISTGRPGHVIGRKGTEIDKLRSEITVLVNKDRDAEMKVFINVLEIKNPWIDASLVGEEIGRQIKNRVTFRRAMKFSIRNAMRNGAQGIKLQVSGRLGGADMARTERYKEGRTPLHTLRADIDYALTEITTTYGVIGIKVWIYKGDILS
- the rplX gene encoding 50S ribosomal protein L24, with the protein product MRNKLRIKKGDTVIVISGADKGKKGKVLKAFPKTQRVIVEKVNFIKKHMRPTQQNPQGGIVQMEAPVHVSNVQLFNEKLGDVTKAAYRVIGDKRVRVDKKSGDEI
- the rpsH gene encoding 30S ribosomal protein S8, with amino-acid sequence MSITDPIADALTKVRNAYRAKHKSVYVNHNKLTEAIVRILAEENFVNSYELIDRDPEKKIYRKQIFINLRYTNDGEPVLKGVERISKPGLRIYVNSGNIPSVYNNTGCALLSTNCGVMVDREARKRKVGGEYICKVW
- the rplE gene encoding 50S ribosomal protein L5 translates to MNRLRDKYLKEVVPALMKEYDYKNPNQVPKLSKLTINMGVGQATQNKALLDHAVKDMVQITGRKPVITKAKKSISNFKLREGMPIGCMVTLRGEVMYEFLDRLIAIVIPRMRDFRGMSPKSFDGRGNYSMGIKEQTVFPEIEYDKIDSVRGMNISIVTSAATDEEGRSLLKSLGMPFKKN